The genomic interval ataaataatttgtgttTTCaactaaaggaaaaaaaaagtgtcGTTTTAAGTACTTTATGGCACGTAAACTATACAGTACGTAATCAGAATTGGAATAAATTAATAGAGAAATGTAacagaataaataaaaaataatcggaatcaatatttgtaatatgttgtttactaaaatttttCGAATTAGAATAGTTGTGATTTATattgtttactttattaggaaacataatcggaatgcttaaattgactaaattgcctttttgagttaaactatattatatggtagttattttgttattttgtaagacatattttaaaggataaaattgttattatatatttaatattaaaaaataaaataaaaaataataaaaatctattACCCTTAATGACATTCCTTATAAAATTGGTGGGGAAAGTTCTCCCTAATTTATTCAACTTTTCCCtttcctaattttaataatgcaagtaaacaaatgtaagagaatgattaccttactattgattcccattacttattagtaaagaTGCCTATTGTATCGCTTAAAAAGAAGAgtatattgtaatttttttcttatgaaACTACAATTGGTTATGGTTTTTGAAACGATCTTTATTTGAACATGTAATGTAAGAGATCGAGTATTTACTTGACTCTCAAATTATggatgtttattattattattttatttcaatcatatacatataattattaCTCACAAGCAATAAAGAGCAAATATTCTtcatattcttcttcttctcaaaaatatttatttatttctactacTGATAGTAAAGGGTAGAAAGCTTCCCAATAGTAATGGTTCTCAATGGCACAGAGATCATGGAAGCTCGACTCCTTGTCGATAGTTCTTGTGCCACAAAATGCATAGTGGGTCGTGAATCTGGTCTACTTCTAGTACATGACAATGCCAAGCTCACCACCAACACCACAACCATTAGTAATCTACCTGTAGGAGGTAATAGCCGTTGATCTAACATATCTTTCAGTagcatattctctgatgatattTTCGATTGAGATGATGATAAAGATTCCAATAATTCTCCTGGATGCTTTCCCATCATAATTTCTAAAGCTACCACTCCAAAACTATACACATCACACTTTTCAGTCACACGCATGGTCAAAGCAAGCTCTGtacaacaaaataaaagttCATGTAAGCACTAATTAgtaagagaaatgttaaagggtACAGTAGTGCCCAACACTATCACGAGGCATCATACTTCTATtgttgtaattaaatattaggtgAAACCGAGTTAAATATCATAAAACACCGCTAACTAGGgaggggtgtgcataaatcgatctaatccaataagaaccgaccgatccaattacaaccgaccgcaaaacattggatatccaattgtgatcggatcggattggatgttatttttaaatatccaattggatcggatcggatagtGGATGTggtgtctaaaaatccaatagatccaacatccaatcgaactaattagtattttcatttagtttggatgagtaattagattttatattgttatacatcAAATTTATaggtatatatgaaaattaacattaaagttttactttttttttttacttagattggatggatccagtccaatccaatacatactggatctaaaatattggatggattcgatccgatccaaaaaatactaggtctaaaatattagataaacacaaattaaacaaataaatatatataaaatacatccaatggatgttggatcgattggatgacgaaattaattggatcggatcggataataaaatctaacatccaatatatgattggatcggatctgaataggcctaaaaatattggatgtgatccaataaaCACCCCTACCTCTAACTATTCATAAAACTCGAGTTTTGCCAAATAACAATGCTTAGTAACGAGTACAATATTTATACCTGGGGCCATATAACCGTAGGATCCAGCTACATTTGTCCAAATGGAGGAGTCAGGGATCAACAATTGAGCTATACCAAAGTCTGATAGAATGGGAACAAAATCTGAGCCAAGTAGTACATTGTTCAAAGACACGTCGCGATGGACAATTGGTGGAGAACAATCGTGGTGCAAGTATGAGATTGCGTGGGCCAATCCTTGAACTATCTCCACCCTTGAATCCCAATCAAGATTTGTTGAGCCATATAATACTTTAGAAAGACTACCTCTTTTTGCATATTGATACACCAAGTACATTTCACTTTTTCTTGAAATGAACCCATAAAGCTTTATGATGTTCCGATGTCGGACTTCGGTTAGAGTTTGAATCTCATTCTCAAAACTGATGCGATTAACTTCTAAAATATCACTTGAATCTGACACGTGCAACCGCTTAACTGCCGAAATTAGCTCATGTGATCTCAATATGGCCTTGTAAACAGTACCAAAACCTCCTTTCCCAATACAGTACTTGTCATCAAAGTCTTCAGTTGCCTCTACAATTTCTCCAAATGTGAATTTTGCTTCCTTCTCCCATATGAATGACTTGTTCATTTCATTATTGTTGGCACCTTTTCTACTCTTATCCATCACTTTGGATTCATGACAAAATATGAGAATGATTACAATGGTAGTAACAAACAATATTAGGCTACAAACAAGACCAAAGACTAAAATGTGACTACCATTGCTAGCTTTGTTTTTTTGCATTCTGCAGGGCTTAAGTCCTGTAGCTTTTCCACACAATCCAAGATTTCCATCATAAACACATTTTGATGCATTTTGGAAAACAAGTCCAGTTGGGATCGGACTGTCAAATTGTTGTAAGAAAAATTTATGTAGCTTATGCTTATTAGGTGGGAAAATGATTGTGGAATACTACCTGAGAGGTGGTTACGAGAGATGTCGAGAATTTCTAGCATTGTAAGCTTTGACAGGCTTGAAGGTATTTCTCCAACAAGTAAATTGCTGCTAAGATCCAATGCATAATGCAAGGAGCCCAAATTTCCAAGCTCTGGTGGTATTTCACTTGACGAACATTGTGGCCGAGGTTTAAGCTATGTAAATTTTCAAAGCTACCAAGCCAACTGGTATCTTACCTACTAAATTGTTTGTCGACAAATCAAGATACCGTAGCCCACTCAAGTTTAATAGACTCATAGGGATTTCTTCGTTAA from Cannabis sativa cultivar Pink pepper isolate KNU-18-1 chromosome 4, ASM2916894v1, whole genome shotgun sequence carries:
- the LOC133037419 gene encoding MDIS1-interacting receptor like kinase 2-like isoform X1, producing the protein MQKNKASNVMDKSRKGANNNEMNKSFIWEKEAKFTFGEIVEATEDFDDKYCIGKGGFGTVYKAILRSHELISAVKRLHVSDSSDILEVNRISFENEIQTLTEVRHRNIIKLYGFISRKSEMYLVYQYAKRGSLSKVLYGSTNLDWDSRVEIVQGLAHAISYLHHDCSPPIVHRDVSLNNVLLGSDFVPILSDFGIAQLLIPDSSIWTNVAGSYGYMAPELALTMRVTEKCDVYSFGVVALEIMMGKHPGELLESLSSSQSKISSENMLLKDMLDQRLLPPTGRLLMVVVLVVSLALSCTRSRPDSRPTMHFVAQELSTRSRASMISVPLRTITIGKLSTLYYQ
- the LOC133037419 gene encoding MDIS1-interacting receptor like kinase 2-like isoform X2, which encodes MQKNKASNGSHILVFGLVCSLILFVTTIVIILIFCHESKVMDKSRKGANNNEMNKSFIWEKEAKFTFGEIVEATEDFDDKYCIGKGGFGTVYKAILRSHELISAVKRLHVSDSSDILEVNRISFENEIQTLTEVRHRNIIKLYGFISRKSEMYLVYQYAKRGSLSKVLYGSTNLDWDSRVEIVQGLAHAISYLHHDCSPPIVHRDVSLNNVLLGSDFVPILSDFGIAQLLIPDSSIWTNVAGSYGYMAPELALTMRVTEKCDVYSFGVVALEIMMGKHPGELLESLSSSQSKISSENMLLKDMLDQRLLPPTGRLLMVVVLVVSLALSCTRSRPDSRPTMHFVAQELSTRSRASMISVPLRTITIGKLSTLYYQ